The proteins below are encoded in one region of Mycobacterium shinjukuense:
- a CDS encoding peroxiredoxin, which translates to MLDVGAVAPDFTLRDQNQQPITLRGYRGAKNVLLVFFPLAFTGICQGELDRVRDHLPEFDNDDSAVLAISVGPPPTHKIWATQSGFLFPVLSDFWPHGAVSQAYGVFNDQAGYSNRGTFVVDRSGIIRFAEMKQPGEARDQRLWTDALAALRG; encoded by the coding sequence ATGCTGGACGTCGGAGCGGTCGCTCCCGACTTCACGCTGCGCGACCAGAATCAGCAGCCCATCACGCTGCGCGGCTACCGCGGTGCCAAAAACGTGCTGCTGGTGTTTTTTCCGCTGGCGTTCACCGGGATCTGCCAGGGCGAGTTGGACCGGGTGCGCGATCACCTGCCCGAGTTCGACAACGACGACAGCGCGGTGTTGGCCATTTCGGTGGGCCCGCCGCCGACCCACAAGATCTGGGCGACCCAGAGCGGGTTCCTGTTTCCGGTGTTATCGGACTTCTGGCCGCACGGCGCGGTCAGCCAGGCCTACGGCGTGTTCAACGACCAGGCGGGCTATTCCAACCGCGGGACCTTCGTGGTCGATCGTTCGGGGATCATCAGGTTCGCCGAAATGAAGCAGCCGGGTGAGGCCCGAGATCAGCGGCTGTGGACGGACGCGTTGGCGGCCCTGAGAGGCTGA
- the acpM gene encoding meromycolate extension acyl carrier protein AcpM, whose translation MAVTQEEIIAGIAEIIEEVTGIEPSEITPEKSFVDDLDIDSLSMVEIAVQTEDKYGVKIPDEDLAGLRTVGDVVAYIQKLEEENPEAAEALRAKLESENPEAVANVKARLEAESK comes from the coding sequence GTGGCCGTCACTCAGGAAGAAATCATCGCCGGTATCGCCGAAATCATCGAAGAAGTCACCGGCATCGAGCCGTCCGAGATCACCCCGGAGAAGTCGTTCGTCGACGACCTGGACATCGACTCGCTGTCGATGGTCGAGATCGCCGTGCAGACCGAGGACAAGTACGGCGTCAAGATTCCCGACGAGGATCTGGCCGGGTTGCGCACCGTCGGTGACGTGGTGGCCTACATCCAGAAGCTCGAGGAAGAGAACCCCGAGGCCGCCGAGGCGCTGCGCGCCAAGCTCGAGTCGGAGAACCCCGAGGCCGTTGCCAACGTCAAGGCGAGGCTGGAAGCAGAAAGCAAGTGA
- the aceE gene encoding pyruvate dehydrogenase (acetyl-transferring), homodimeric type gives MTTQFARQSQAKNPSSASEPDRVRVIREGVASYLPDIDPEETSEWLESFDELLARSGPSRARYLMLRLLERAGEQRVALPALTSTDYVNTIPTELEPWFPGDEEVERRFRTWIRWNAAIMVHRAQRPGAGVGGHISTYASSAALYEVGFNHFFRGKSHPGGGDQVFIQGHASPGIYARAFLEGRLTADQLDGFRQERSHAGGGLPSYPHPRLMPDFWEFPTVSMGLGPMNAIYQARFNHYLHDRGIKDTSDQHVWCFLGDGEMDEPESRGLAHIGALEGLDNLTFVVNCNLQRLDGPVRGNGKIIQELESFFRGAGWNVIKVVWGREWDALLHADRDGALVNLMNTTPDGDYQTYKANDGAYVRNHFFGRDPRTKALVANMTDQEIWNLKRGGHDYRKVYAAYRAAVEHKGQPTVILAKTIKGYSLGAHFQGRNATHQMKKLALEDLKYFRDAMRIPISDAALEEDPYLPPYYHPGPDAPEIRYLLDRRRALGGFVPERRTKAKALTLPGRSVYAPLKKGSGHQEVATTMAVVRTFKELLRDKEIGHRIVPIIPDEARTFGMDSWFPSLKIYNRLGQLYTAVDADLMLAYKESETGQILHEGINEAGSTASFTAVGTSYATHNEPMIPVYIFYSMFGFQRTGDSLWAAADQMARGFVLGATAGRTTLTGEGLQHADGHSLLLAATNPAVVSYDPAFAYEIAYIIESGLARMFGPNPENVFFYITVYNEPYAQPPEPENFDPEGVLRGIYRYHAATEQRANAAQILASGVAMPEALRAAQMLAADWDVAADVWSVTSWGELNRDGVAIETDRLRHPDRPARVPYLTTALQHARGPVIAVSDWMRAVPEQIRPWVPGTYLTLGTDGFGFSDTRPAARRYFNTDAESQVVAVLQALARDGAIDPSVPVAAARHYRIDDVRAARKQSSDPGAGA, from the coding sequence TTGACCACCCAGTTCGCGCGCCAGAGTCAGGCCAAAAACCCAAGCAGCGCAAGCGAACCCGACCGTGTTCGGGTGATCCGCGAAGGTGTGGCGTCCTATTTGCCCGACATCGATCCCGAGGAGACGTCGGAGTGGCTGGAGTCGTTTGACGAGCTGCTGGCGCGCTCCGGGCCGTCGCGCGCGCGCTACCTGATGCTGCGGCTGCTGGAACGCGCGGGCGAGCAGCGGGTGGCGCTGCCGGCGCTGACCTCGACCGACTACGTCAACACCATCCCGACCGAGCTGGAGCCCTGGTTCCCCGGCGACGAGGAAGTCGAACGTCGCTTCCGGACGTGGATCAGGTGGAACGCGGCGATCATGGTGCACCGCGCGCAACGACCGGGTGCCGGCGTGGGTGGCCATATTTCCACCTACGCATCGTCTGCGGCGCTCTACGAGGTCGGTTTCAACCACTTCTTCCGCGGCAAGTCGCATCCGGGCGGCGGCGATCAGGTGTTCATTCAGGGCCACGCCTCACCGGGGATCTACGCCCGCGCCTTTCTCGAGGGCCGGCTCACCGCCGACCAACTCGACGGCTTCCGCCAAGAACGCAGCCACGCCGGCGGCGGGTTGCCGTCCTATCCGCACCCGCGGCTGATGCCCGACTTCTGGGAATTCCCCACCGTGTCGATGGGTTTGGGCCCGATGAACGCCATCTACCAGGCGCGGTTCAACCACTACCTGCATGACCGCGGTATCAAGGACACCTCCGACCAACACGTGTGGTGTTTCCTGGGCGACGGCGAGATGGACGAGCCGGAGAGCCGCGGCCTGGCGCACATCGGGGCACTCGAGGGCCTGGACAACCTGACCTTCGTGGTCAACTGCAACCTGCAGCGCCTGGACGGCCCGGTGCGCGGCAACGGCAAGATCATCCAGGAGCTGGAGTCGTTCTTCCGCGGCGCCGGCTGGAACGTCATCAAGGTGGTGTGGGGCCGTGAATGGGACGCGCTGCTGCACGCCGATCGGGACGGCGCGCTGGTGAACCTGATGAACACCACGCCCGACGGTGATTACCAGACCTACAAGGCCAACGACGGCGCCTATGTGCGCAACCACTTCTTTGGGCGCGACCCGCGCACCAAGGCGCTGGTGGCCAACATGACCGACCAGGAGATCTGGAACCTCAAGCGCGGCGGCCACGACTACCGCAAGGTCTATGCCGCCTACCGCGCGGCCGTCGAGCACAAGGGACAGCCAACGGTGATCCTGGCCAAGACCATCAAGGGCTATTCGCTGGGCGCGCACTTCCAGGGCCGTAACGCCACCCACCAGATGAAGAAGCTTGCGCTCGAAGACCTCAAGTATTTCCGGGACGCCATGCGGATTCCGATCAGCGACGCCGCGCTGGAGGAAGACCCCTACCTGCCGCCCTACTACCACCCCGGCCCGGACGCCCCGGAGATTCGGTATCTGCTCGACCGTCGCCGCGCCCTCGGCGGCTTCGTGCCCGAGCGCCGGACCAAGGCCAAGGCGCTGACCCTGCCCGGGCGCAGCGTCTATGCCCCGCTGAAGAAGGGATCCGGACACCAGGAGGTGGCCACCACCATGGCGGTGGTCCGCACCTTCAAAGAATTGTTGCGGGACAAGGAGATTGGTCACCGAATTGTTCCCATCATTCCCGACGAGGCCCGCACCTTCGGGATGGACTCGTGGTTTCCGTCGTTGAAGATCTACAACCGTTTGGGCCAGCTGTACACCGCCGTCGACGCCGACCTGATGTTGGCGTACAAGGAAAGCGAGACCGGACAAATCCTGCACGAGGGCATCAACGAGGCAGGCTCGACGGCGTCGTTCACCGCGGTCGGCACCTCCTATGCCACGCACAACGAGCCGATGATCCCGGTCTACATCTTCTATTCGATGTTCGGGTTCCAGCGCACCGGCGACAGCCTTTGGGCCGCGGCCGATCAGATGGCGCGCGGGTTCGTGCTCGGGGCCACCGCGGGCCGGACCACGCTGACCGGCGAGGGTCTGCAACACGCCGACGGCCACTCACTGCTGTTGGCCGCCACCAATCCGGCGGTGGTGTCCTATGACCCCGCGTTCGCCTACGAGATCGCCTACATCATCGAAAGCGGGCTCGCCCGGATGTTCGGGCCGAACCCGGAGAACGTGTTCTTCTACATCACCGTCTACAACGAGCCGTACGCGCAGCCGCCCGAGCCGGAGAACTTCGATCCCGAGGGCGTGCTGCGCGGCATCTACCGCTACCACGCGGCCACGGAGCAGCGCGCCAACGCCGCGCAGATCCTGGCCTCCGGGGTGGCGATGCCCGAGGCGCTGCGGGCGGCGCAGATGCTGGCCGCCGACTGGGACGTGGCCGCCGACGTGTGGTCGGTGACCAGTTGGGGCGAGTTGAACCGCGACGGCGTGGCCATCGAGACCGACAGGCTGCGCCACCCCGACCGGCCGGCTCGCGTTCCCTACCTGACGACCGCGCTGCAGCACGCGCGCGGCCCGGTGATCGCCGTATCGGACTGGATGCGCGCGGTCCCCGAGCAGATCCGGCCGTGGGTGCCCGGCACCTATCTGACCCTGGGCACCGACGGGTTCGGCTTCTCCGACACCCGGCCCGCGGCCCGGCGCTACTTCAACACCGACGCCGAGTCGCAGGTGGTCGCGGTGTTGCAGGCGCTGGCCCGCGACGGCGCGATCGACCCGTCGGTGCCGGTCGCCGCCGCTCGGCACTACCGGATCGACGACGTGCGGGCCGCGCGGAAGCAATCCTCCGATCCCGGCGCCGGGGCGTAG
- a CDS encoding oxygenase MpaB family protein — MKRPATRVVDLVNPAGLLLPAANVIMQLSLPGVGYGVLESPVDSGNVYRHPFKRARTTGTYLAAATIGTATDRSLIRGAVDLVHRQVRSTPSSPVSYNAFDPKLQLWVAACLYRYFVEQHEFLYGPLDDASADAVYRDARRLGTTLQVPERMWPPDRVAFDDYWKRSLDELRIDPPVREHLRGVASVAFLPWPLRALAGPFNLFATTGFLAPEFRAMMRLDWSRTQQRRFDRLLAVLRLADRLIPHGAWILTYRLYLWDMRFRARRGWRIV, encoded by the coding sequence ATGAAGCGGCCCGCAACCCGGGTCGTCGACTTGGTGAACCCGGCCGGGTTGTTGTTGCCGGCCGCGAACGTGATCATGCAGCTGTCGCTGCCCGGCGTCGGCTATGGCGTGCTGGAAAGCCCGGTGGACAGCGGCAACGTCTACCGGCATCCGTTCAAACGGGCCCGCACCACCGGCACCTACCTGGCGGCGGCGACCATCGGGACGGCGACCGATCGCTCGCTGATCCGCGGCGCCGTCGACCTGGTGCACCGGCAAGTTCGGTCGACCCCGTCAAGCCCGGTGTCCTACAACGCGTTTGATCCCAAGCTGCAACTGTGGGTGGCCGCCTGTCTGTACCGCTACTTCGTGGAGCAGCACGAGTTCCTGTATGGCCCACTCGACGACGCCAGCGCCGACGCGGTCTACCGGGACGCCAGACGGTTGGGCACCACGCTGCAGGTGCCGGAGCGGATGTGGCCGCCGGATCGGGTCGCCTTCGACGACTACTGGAAGCGTTCGCTTGATGAGCTGCGGATCGACCCGCCGGTGCGCGAGCATCTTCGCGGGGTCGCCTCGGTGGCGTTTCTGCCGTGGCCGTTGCGGGCGCTGGCCGGGCCATTCAACCTGTTCGCGACGACGGGGTTCCTGGCACCGGAGTTCCGCGCGATGATGCGGCTGGACTGGTCGCGGACCCAGCAGCGCCGGTTCGACCGGCTGCTGGCGGTGTTGCGGCTGGCCGACCGGCTGATTCCGCACGGGGCGTGGATCCTCACCTACCGACTGTACTTGTGGGACATGCGGTTTCGCGCGCGACGGGGCTGGCGGATCGTCTAG
- a CDS encoding DUF3052 domain-containing protein: MVAADHGPSYARKLGIQRDQVVQEWGWDEDTDDDIRASVEEACGGELLDEDADEVIDVVLLWWRDGDGDLVDTLMDAIGPLAEDGVIWVLTPKTGRPGHVLPAEIAEAAPTAGLMPTSSVNLGDWSASRLVQPKSRAGKR; the protein is encoded by the coding sequence GTGGTCGCGGCGGATCACGGCCCCAGCTACGCGCGCAAGCTGGGCATCCAACGAGACCAAGTTGTCCAGGAGTGGGGCTGGGACGAGGACACCGACGACGACATCCGCGCATCCGTGGAGGAAGCCTGCGGCGGCGAACTGCTCGACGAAGACGCCGACGAGGTCATCGACGTCGTGCTGCTGTGGTGGCGTGACGGCGACGGGGACCTGGTGGACACCCTGATGGACGCGATCGGCCCGCTCGCCGAAGACGGTGTGATCTGGGTGCTGACGCCCAAGACCGGCCGGCCAGGCCACGTGCTGCCCGCCGAGATCGCCGAGGCGGCCCCGACCGCTGGCCTGATGCCGACCTCCTCGGTCAACCTCGGCGACTGGAGCGCCAGTCGGTTGGTGCAGCCGAAGTCTCGAGCCGGGAAGCGCTGA
- a CDS encoding HAD-IA family hydrolase, producing MIFDLDGTLTDSADGIVASFCHALGRIGVPVPDGDLAAQIVGPPMDETFHALRLGEHTDAAIAAFRADYGTRGWAMNSLYDGIGPLLDDLRAAGVRLAVATSKLEPTARRILAHFGLEQHFDVIAGAAPDGSRHSKTDVLAHALAQLQPLPERVLMVGDRSHDVDGAAAHGIDAVVVGWGYGQADFTGSGHVSGVTHVATVDELRRALGV from the coding sequence GTGATTTTCGATCTCGACGGCACCCTCACGGATTCGGCCGACGGGATCGTCGCCAGCTTCTGCCACGCACTTGGCCGCATCGGGGTGCCCGTGCCCGACGGTGACCTGGCCGCACAGATCGTCGGCCCGCCGATGGACGAAACATTCCATGCGCTGCGGCTCGGCGAGCACACCGACGCCGCGATCGCGGCCTTCCGCGCCGACTACGGCACCCGGGGCTGGGCGATGAACAGCCTGTACGACGGGATCGGGCCACTGCTGGATGATCTGCGAGCGGCCGGCGTCCGGCTGGCGGTGGCGACCTCCAAGCTAGAGCCGACCGCACGGCGCATCCTCGCCCACTTCGGCCTGGAGCAGCATTTCGACGTCATCGCCGGGGCCGCCCCCGACGGCTCACGGCACAGCAAGACCGACGTGCTGGCCCACGCGCTCGCGCAGCTGCAGCCGCTGCCCGAGCGCGTGCTGATGGTCGGTGACCGCAGCCACGACGTCGACGGCGCGGCCGCGCACGGCATCGACGCGGTCGTCGTCGGCTGGGGCTACGGGCAGGCCGACTTTACCGGCTCGGGTCACGTCAGCGGCGTGACGCATGTCGCGACGGTCGATGAGCTGCGGAGGGCACTGGGTGTGTAG
- a CDS encoding SURF1 family cytochrome oxidase biogenesis protein: MRRLGFLLRPGWLALGLVVVAFSYLCLTVLAPWQLGKSTKTSRENQQIQQSLNSPPVPLTTLLPQQDSSAPQAQWRRVTATGRYLPDVQVLARLRVVEGEQAFEVLAPFVVDDGPTVLVDRGYLRPEPGSRVPPIPRPPDQTVTITARLRDSEPGGKQSFSRDGVQQVYSINTGQIAALMRVPLAGSYLQLVEGQPGGLRPIGLPHLDAGPFLSYGIQWISFGILAPIGLAYFGYSELRVRRRHRPAPQQPMTVEERLADRYGRRR; encoded by the coding sequence ATGCGTCGGCTGGGATTTTTGCTGCGGCCGGGCTGGCTGGCGCTGGGCCTGGTCGTCGTCGCGTTCAGCTACCTGTGCCTCACGGTGCTGGCGCCGTGGCAGCTGGGAAAGAGCACCAAGACCTCGCGGGAGAACCAGCAGATCCAACAGTCGCTCAACAGCCCGCCGGTGCCGCTGACAACACTGTTGCCGCAACAGGATTCGTCCGCTCCCCAGGCGCAGTGGCGCAGGGTCACCGCTACCGGGCGCTACCTGCCGGACGTGCAGGTGCTGGCCCGGCTGCGCGTCGTCGAGGGCGAGCAGGCGTTCGAGGTGCTGGCACCATTCGTCGTCGACGACGGACCCACCGTGCTGGTCGACCGCGGCTACCTGCGCCCGGAGCCGGGCTCGCGGGTACCGCCGATCCCCCGCCCGCCGGATCAGACCGTGACCATCACGGCGCGGCTCCGCGACTCCGAACCCGGGGGCAAGCAATCATTCTCCAGGGACGGCGTCCAGCAGGTCTATTCGATCAACACCGGACAGATCGCGGCGTTGATGCGCGTCCCGCTGGCCGGCTCCTACCTGCAATTGGTCGAAGGCCAACCCGGGGGGCTGCGACCGATCGGCCTGCCGCACCTGGATGCCGGGCCGTTTCTGTCCTACGGCATCCAGTGGATCTCGTTCGGCATCCTGGCGCCGATCGGATTGGCCTATTTCGGCTATTCCGAGCTGCGTGTACGCCGCCGGCACAGGCCGGCGCCGCAGCAGCCGATGACCGTCGAAGAAAGGCTCGCCGACCGCTACGGCCGCCGGCGGTAA
- a CDS encoding PucR family transcriptional regulator, producing MTNNQFAPLGSPLELLDTVPDSLLRRLKQYSGRLATEAVSAMQERLPFFAELEASQRASVALVVQTAVVNFVEWMRDPHSNVSYTAQAFELVPQDLTRRIALRQTVDMVRVTMEFFEEVVPLLARSEEQLTALTVGILKYSRDLAFTAATAYADAAEARGTWDSRMEASVVDAVVRGDTGPELLSRAAALNWDTTAPATVVVGIPAPGRDSSNGPVVSSERASQVVRDIAARHGRAALTDVHGTWLVAIVSGQLSPTEKFSKDLLDAFSDGPVVIGPTAPMLTAAYHSASEAISGMNAVAGWRAAPRPVLARELLPERALMGDASAIVALHTDVMRPLADAGPTLIETLDAYLDCGGAIEACARKLFVHPNTVRYRLKRITDFTGRDPTQPRDAYVLRVAATVGQLNYPTHHPTHHVDVGNSAPPQRPLPLSGAPGGW from the coding sequence GTGACCAACAACCAATTCGCCCCGCTCGGGTCGCCGCTGGAACTGCTCGACACCGTGCCCGATTCCCTGCTGCGACGGTTAAAGCAGTATTCGGGCCGGCTGGCCACCGAGGCGGTCTCGGCCATGCAGGAACGATTGCCGTTCTTCGCCGAGCTGGAAGCCTCCCAGCGCGCCAGCGTCGCGCTGGTGGTGCAGACGGCGGTGGTGAACTTCGTGGAGTGGATGCGTGACCCGCACAGCAACGTCAGCTACACCGCGCAGGCGTTCGAACTGGTGCCCCAGGACCTGACCCGGCGGATCGCGCTGCGCCAAACGGTGGACATGGTGCGGGTCACCATGGAGTTCTTCGAAGAGGTGGTGCCCTTGCTGGCCCGCTCCGAGGAACAGCTGACCGCGCTCACGGTGGGCATCTTGAAGTACAGCCGCGACCTGGCATTCACCGCCGCCACCGCCTATGCCGATGCGGCCGAGGCGCGCGGCACCTGGGACAGCCGGATGGAGGCCAGCGTCGTCGATGCGGTGGTGCGCGGCGACACCGGCCCCGAGCTGCTGTCCCGGGCGGCCGCGTTGAACTGGGACACGACCGCCCCGGCGACGGTGGTGGTGGGCATCCCGGCGCCCGGGCGTGACAGCTCCAACGGCCCGGTTGTCAGCAGCGAACGCGCCAGCCAGGTGGTCCGCGACATCGCCGCTCGCCATGGCCGCGCGGCCCTCACCGACGTGCACGGCACCTGGTTGGTGGCGATCGTGTCCGGCCAGTTGTCGCCGACCGAGAAGTTCTCCAAGGACCTGCTGGATGCCTTCTCCGACGGCCCGGTGGTGATCGGGCCGACGGCGCCCATGCTCACCGCGGCCTACCACAGCGCCAGTGAGGCGATTTCCGGGATGAACGCCGTCGCCGGCTGGCGCGCCGCGCCGCGGCCGGTGCTGGCCCGCGAACTGCTGCCGGAACGCGCCCTGATGGGGGACGCATCGGCGATCGTGGCGCTGCACACCGACGTCATGCGTCCGCTGGCCGATGCCGGGCCCACGCTCATCGAGACACTGGATGCGTACTTGGATTGTGGCGGTGCGATTGAGGCCTGTGCCAGGAAGTTGTTCGTTCATCCAAACACCGTCCGCTACCGACTCAAACGCATCACCGACTTCACCGGCCGCGATCCCACCCAGCCGCGGGACGCCTACGTCCTGCGGGTGGCGGCGACCGTGGGCCAACTCAACTATCCGACGCATCATCCAACGCATCATGTGGACGTCGGAAACAGCGCGCCGCCCCAGCGTCCGCTCCCACTCAGCGGGGCTCCAGGCGGCTGGTAG
- a CDS encoding low molecular weight protein-tyrosine-phosphatase, producing MAEKMFADQLRRRGLSDRVRVSSAGTGNWHVGNGADPRATRVLRAHGYPTEHRAAQLAADHLTADLVVALGRNHVWMLRQLGVEDARIRMLRSFDPRCGAHPLDVADPYDGDHEDFEEVFAVIEAALPGLHDWVDQQLARSGDG from the coding sequence ATGGCCGAGAAGATGTTCGCCGACCAGCTGCGCCGGCGTGGTCTGTCCGACCGGGTGCGGGTGAGCAGTGCGGGCACCGGCAACTGGCATGTGGGCAACGGCGCCGACCCGCGGGCTACCCGGGTGCTGCGCGCCCACGGCTACCCCACCGAGCACCGGGCCGCACAGCTGGCCGCCGATCACCTGACGGCCGATCTGGTGGTGGCGCTGGGCCGCAACCATGTGTGGATGTTGCGCCAGCTCGGGGTCGAGGACGCCCGGATCCGGATGCTGCGCTCCTTCGATCCGCGTTGCGGTGCGCATCCCCTCGACGTCGCGGATCCCTATGACGGCGATCACGAGGACTTCGAGGAGGTTTTCGCCGTCATCGAGGCCGCCCTGCCCGGCCTACACGACTGGGTCGACCAACAACTGGCGCGAAGCGGCGACGGCTGA
- the kasA gene encoding 3-oxoacyl-ACP synthase KasA, which translates to MTKPSTANGGYPSVVVTAVTATTSISPDIESTWKGLLAGESGIRVLEDEFVAKWDLPVKIGGHLKDPIDNHMGRLDMRRMSYVQRMGKLLSGQLWQAAGTPEVDPDRFTVVVGTGLGGAERIVESYELMNAGGPRKVSPLAVQMIMPNGAAAVVGLQLGARAGVITPVSACSSGAEAIAHAWRQIVMGDADVAVCGGVEGPIEALPIAAFSMMRAMSTRNDDPEGASRPFDKDRDGFVFGEAGALMLIETEEHAKARGAKPLARLLGAGITSDAFHMVAPAADGVRAGRAMARSLELAGLSPADVDHVNAHGTATPIGDSAEANAIRVAGCERAAVYAPKSALGHSIGAVGALEAVLTVLTLRDGVIPPTLNYQTPDPEIDLDIVAGEPRYGDFRYAINNSFGFGGHNVALAFGRY; encoded by the coding sequence GTGACCAAACCTTCCACTGCCAATGGTGGTTACCCCAGCGTCGTGGTAACCGCCGTCACCGCGACGACGTCGATCTCGCCGGACATCGAGAGCACGTGGAAGGGACTTTTGGCCGGCGAGAGCGGCATCCGCGTCCTTGAAGACGAGTTCGTCGCCAAGTGGGACCTGCCCGTCAAAATCGGTGGGCACCTCAAGGATCCGATCGACAACCACATGGGCCGCCTTGACATGCGCCGCATGTCCTACGTCCAGCGGATGGGCAAATTGCTCAGCGGTCAGCTGTGGCAGGCAGCCGGCACCCCGGAGGTCGATCCGGATCGGTTCACCGTCGTCGTCGGCACCGGTCTGGGCGGCGCCGAGCGGATCGTCGAAAGCTACGAGCTGATGAACGCGGGCGGGCCGCGCAAGGTGTCCCCGCTGGCCGTGCAGATGATCATGCCCAACGGCGCCGCGGCCGTGGTGGGTCTGCAGCTCGGGGCCCGCGCCGGGGTGATCACCCCGGTGTCGGCCTGTTCGTCGGGCGCGGAGGCGATCGCGCACGCGTGGCGCCAGATCGTCATGGGCGATGCGGATGTCGCGGTCTGCGGCGGTGTGGAGGGTCCCATCGAGGCGCTGCCCATCGCGGCGTTCTCCATGATGCGAGCCATGTCGACCCGCAACGACGATCCCGAGGGCGCGTCCCGCCCGTTCGACAAGGACCGCGACGGCTTCGTGTTCGGCGAGGCCGGGGCGCTCATGCTGATCGAGACCGAGGAGCACGCCAAGGCCCGCGGCGCCAAGCCGCTGGCCCGGTTGCTGGGTGCCGGCATCACCTCGGACGCATTCCACATGGTGGCGCCCGCGGCCGACGGTGTGCGCGCCGGCAGGGCGATGGCGCGGTCGCTGGAACTGGCCGGCTTGTCGCCGGCGGACGTCGACCACGTCAACGCGCACGGGACGGCGACGCCGATCGGCGACTCCGCGGAGGCCAACGCCATCCGGGTCGCCGGGTGCGAGCGGGCCGCGGTGTATGCGCCGAAGTCGGCGCTGGGCCACTCGATCGGCGCCGTCGGCGCGCTCGAGGCGGTGCTCACGGTGCTGACCCTGCGCGACGGGGTCATCCCACCCACCCTGAACTACCAAACCCCGGATCCCGAGATCGACCTGGACATCGTCGCGGGCGAACCCCGCTACGGCGATTTCCGTTACGCGATCAACAACTCGTTCGGTTTCGGCGGCCACAATGTGGCGCTCGCGTTCGGGCGTTACTAA
- a CDS encoding ACP S-malonyltransferase, with protein MIALLAPGQGSQTEGMLAPWLDLPGAAARVAAWSQACGLDLARLGTTASTEEITDTAIAQPLIVATTLLAHHELTRRGALDGTNVAAKMIVAGHSVGEIAAYAIAGVLAADDAVTLAAARGAEMAKACATEPTGMSAVLGGDETEVLSRLEQLDLVAANRNAAGQIVAAGRLTSLEKLAEDPPAKARVRALGVAGAFHTEFMASALEGFAAAAANVATAEPTATLLSNRDGKPVPSAAAAITTLVSQLTQPVRWDLCTATLREHNVTAIVEFPPAGTLSGIAKRELRGVPTHAVKSPADLDELANL; from the coding sequence GTGATTGCGTTGCTCGCGCCCGGACAGGGTTCGCAAACCGAGGGAATGCTGGCGCCGTGGCTGGATCTGCCCGGCGCGGCGGCCCGGGTCGCGGCGTGGTCGCAGGCCTGTGGCCTGGATCTGGCACGGCTGGGCACCACCGCGTCGACCGAGGAGATCACCGACACCGCGATTGCGCAGCCCTTGATCGTCGCGACCACGCTGCTGGCCCACCACGAGCTGACCAGGCGAGGCGCGCTCGACGGCACAAACGTCGCTGCAAAGATGATCGTGGCCGGCCACTCCGTCGGTGAAATCGCGGCCTACGCGATCGCCGGTGTGCTGGCCGCCGACGACGCGGTCACGCTGGCCGCCGCCCGGGGCGCCGAGATGGCCAAGGCGTGCGCCACCGAGCCGACCGGGATGTCCGCGGTGCTCGGCGGTGACGAGACCGAGGTGCTGAGCCGCCTCGAGCAGCTCGACCTGGTTGCGGCCAACCGCAACGCCGCCGGCCAGATCGTCGCCGCCGGCCGGCTCACGTCATTGGAGAAGCTCGCCGAAGACCCCCCGGCCAAGGCCCGGGTGCGCGCGTTGGGTGTCGCTGGCGCGTTCCACACCGAGTTCATGGCTTCGGCCCTCGAAGGCTTCGCGGCTGCAGCGGCCAACGTGGCGACCGCCGAGCCCACCGCCACGCTGCTGTCCAACCGCGACGGAAAGCCGGTCCCGTCCGCGGCGGCGGCGATTACGACGCTGGTCTCTCAGCTCACCCAGCCGGTGCGCTGGGACCTGTGCACCGCAACGCTGCGGGAGCACAATGTCACGGCGATCGTGGAGTTCCCCCCCGCGGGCACCCTCAGCGGCATCGCCAAACGCGAACTTCGGGGGGTTCCGACGCACGCCGTCAAGTCACCCGCAGATCTGGACGAGTTGGCAAACCTGTAA